Proteins from a single region of Amycolatopsis sp. CA-230715:
- a CDS encoding NAD-dependent epimerase/dehydratase family protein, whose amino-acid sequence MPFSVVVGAGPVGCTTARLVAGSGQDVRLVSRSGRGPRHDRIETVAVDAADTAGLTELTLGATTLFNCAMPRYDRWPAEFPPLAASLLSAAERTGADYVLLGNTYGYGPVDVPMTEDLPMAPTTVKGKVRARMWTDALMAHEEGRVRAVEVRSSEYLGAGAASAYTLMVVPAVLAGAEAAYPGDLDARKSWNHVGDVARTLVAASRQASGTDWGRAWHVPPTATLSVRDLTRRLAHLAGVADPVLTAMSFEELRKLGETDTVIAEIVEMYYVNDRPHILDPATTRTRLGVGATPIDEVLRETITGGSEGAR is encoded by the coding sequence ATGCCATTCAGCGTCGTCGTAGGGGCCGGGCCGGTGGGGTGTACCACCGCCCGGCTGGTGGCCGGCTCGGGGCAGGACGTGCGCCTGGTCTCCCGGAGCGGACGCGGGCCGCGGCACGACCGGATCGAAACCGTCGCGGTGGACGCGGCCGACACGGCCGGCCTCACGGAGTTGACGCTCGGGGCGACGACCCTGTTCAACTGCGCGATGCCCCGGTACGACCGGTGGCCGGCCGAGTTCCCGCCCCTGGCCGCCTCGCTCTTGTCGGCGGCCGAGCGGACCGGCGCCGACTACGTGCTGCTCGGGAACACCTACGGATACGGGCCCGTCGACGTCCCCATGACGGAAGACCTCCCGATGGCGCCGACCACCGTCAAGGGGAAAGTGCGGGCGCGCATGTGGACCGACGCGCTGATGGCCCACGAGGAAGGGCGCGTCAGGGCGGTCGAAGTGCGGTCAAGCGAATACCTCGGCGCCGGCGCCGCTTCGGCGTACACGCTGATGGTGGTGCCCGCGGTGCTGGCCGGCGCCGAAGCCGCCTACCCCGGTGACCTGGACGCCCGCAAGAGCTGGAACCACGTCGGCGACGTCGCCCGGACCCTGGTCGCCGCCAGCCGCCAGGCTTCCGGAACCGACTGGGGACGTGCTTGGCACGTGCCGCCGACCGCCACGCTGTCCGTGCGCGATCTCACGCGGCGCCTCGCCCACCTGGCCGGGGTGGCCGATCCGGTGCTCACGGCGATGTCGTTCGAGGAGCTCCGGAAACTCGGCGAGACCGATACGGTCATCGCCGAGATCGTGGAGATGTACTACGTAAACGACCGCCCGCACATCCTCGACCCGGCGACGACCCGAACCCGGTTGGGAGTCGGCGCCACACCCATCGACGAGGTGCTGCGGGAAACGATCACTGGCGGCTCGGAGGGAGCCCGATGA
- a CDS encoding MarR family winged helix-turn-helix transcriptional regulator gives MSAEPAESKDLEYLTFVDYAVARATAELPEVDPASMRLGLTLHRLSSALVYDWESTVHRPRGWSWGGFRVLFVLWLAGPLEAKRVAQLSGMSRAAVSALVRTLERDGLISREQAEHDRRAVVLALTEVGHRAIVDAYAAHNARERAWSSSLTEREQTVLIGLLEKLTTSPAATEAKRRF, from the coding sequence ATGAGCGCGGAACCTGCCGAGTCGAAGGATCTCGAGTACCTGACCTTCGTGGACTACGCGGTCGCCAGAGCGACCGCGGAGCTGCCGGAGGTCGACCCGGCCTCGATGCGGCTCGGCCTGACCCTGCACCGGCTGTCGAGCGCGCTGGTCTACGACTGGGAGTCCACCGTGCACCGGCCGCGCGGGTGGAGCTGGGGCGGTTTCCGGGTGCTGTTCGTGCTCTGGCTCGCCGGGCCGCTGGAGGCGAAGCGCGTCGCCCAGCTCTCCGGGATGAGCAGGGCGGCGGTCTCGGCGCTGGTCCGCACGCTCGAACGGGACGGCCTGATCTCCCGCGAGCAGGCGGAACACGACCGCCGCGCGGTGGTGCTCGCCCTGACCGAGGTGGGCCACCGCGCCATCGTCGACGCCTACGCGGCGCACAACGCGCGCGAACGGGCGTGGAGCAGTTCGCTGACCGAGCGCGAGCAGACCGTCCTCATCGGACTGCTGGAGAAGCTCACCACCAGTCCCGCCGCCACCGAAGCGAAACGCCGGTTCTAG
- a CDS encoding FAD-dependent monooxygenase produces the protein MTANLVAVLGNGPVGQTTALLLAKWGVPVVLVDERAERDLVGSKAICQQRDVLDVWEAVGAGKRIAAEGVTWTTARTFHRTEELFAYRVADPGRPAFPPFVNLSQARTEEILDERIAAEPLIDVRWGHRVTGIDQDDDGVTVRFDGRPEVRAGYAVACTGARGGDVRRMLGVGFGGHSFDDRFLICDIRADLDGWAHERRFYFDPPWNPGRQVLIHPCPDSTFRIDWQVPGDYDLAAEEASGALDARVRAIIGDRPYGIVWKSVYRFQSRIADRMRVGRVLLAGDCAHLVAPFGARGLNSGVGDAENAAWKLAFALAGWAGEGLLESYHDERHAAAAENLDVTTETMNFLVPQREEHRLRRRSVLAAAAADPAARARVDSGRLAEPFWYVGSPLTTPDDRRPFAGRPPRGAVPGAAPGILVPDAPAPGGRFREIARGGLLVLATSGADLGVARTAAKAVAAPVRVLELSEVDSTGLLAEALGAEPGELWVIRPDAHVAAVLRAPRHGDLVDALRRALGYGALS, from the coding sequence GTGACCGCCAACCTGGTGGCCGTCCTGGGCAACGGGCCGGTGGGCCAGACCACCGCGTTGCTGCTGGCGAAGTGGGGCGTTCCGGTGGTGCTGGTGGACGAGCGCGCCGAACGCGATCTCGTCGGGTCGAAGGCGATCTGCCAGCAGCGCGACGTGCTCGACGTGTGGGAGGCCGTCGGCGCGGGCAAGCGCATCGCCGCCGAAGGGGTCACCTGGACGACCGCCCGCACCTTCCACCGCACCGAGGAGCTGTTCGCCTACCGCGTCGCCGATCCGGGGCGTCCGGCGTTCCCGCCGTTCGTCAACCTTTCCCAGGCCAGAACCGAAGAAATCCTCGACGAGCGGATCGCCGCCGAACCGCTCATCGACGTGCGCTGGGGCCACCGCGTCACCGGGATCGACCAGGACGACGACGGCGTCACGGTGCGGTTCGACGGCAGGCCGGAGGTGCGCGCGGGCTACGCGGTCGCCTGCACCGGCGCCCGCGGCGGCGACGTGCGCCGGATGCTCGGGGTGGGCTTCGGCGGGCATTCGTTCGACGACCGGTTCCTGATCTGCGACATCCGTGCCGATCTCGACGGCTGGGCGCACGAGCGCCGGTTCTACTTCGACCCGCCGTGGAACCCCGGCCGCCAGGTGCTCATCCACCCGTGCCCCGACTCCACCTTTCGCATCGACTGGCAGGTCCCCGGTGACTACGATCTCGCCGCCGAGGAGGCGAGCGGCGCGCTCGACGCCCGCGTGCGCGCGATCATCGGCGATCGGCCGTACGGGATCGTGTGGAAGTCGGTGTACCGCTTCCAGTCGCGGATCGCCGACCGGATGCGGGTCGGGCGCGTGCTGCTCGCCGGGGACTGCGCGCACCTGGTGGCCCCGTTCGGCGCGCGGGGGTTGAACTCCGGCGTCGGCGACGCGGAGAACGCGGCGTGGAAGCTCGCCTTCGCGCTCGCGGGCTGGGCGGGGGAGGGGCTGCTGGAGAGCTACCACGACGAACGGCACGCGGCGGCCGCGGAGAACCTGGACGTCACCACCGAGACGATGAACTTCCTGGTGCCGCAACGGGAAGAGCACCGGCTCCGGCGCCGTTCGGTGCTCGCCGCCGCGGCAGCGGATCCGGCGGCACGGGCGCGGGTGGACTCGGGGCGGCTCGCGGAACCGTTCTGGTACGTCGGTTCCCCGCTGACCACCCCCGACGACCGGCGGCCGTTCGCGGGACGGCCGCCGCGCGGGGCGGTTCCCGGTGCCGCGCCGGGAATCCTGGTGCCCGACGCGCCGGCGCCGGGCGGCCGGTTCCGCGAAATCGCCCGCGGCGGCCTGCTCGTGCTCGCCACGTCCGGCGCGGACCTCGGCGTCGCGAGGACGGCGGCGAAGGCCGTCGCCGCGCCGGTGCGGGTGCTCGAACTGTCCGAAGTGGACTCGACCGGCCTGCTCGCGGAGGCGCTTGGCGCGGAACCGGGGGAGCTGTGGGTGATCCGCCCCGACGCCCACGTCGCGGCCGTGCTGCGGGCACCCCGCCACGGCGATCTCGTCGACGCCCTGCGGCGGGCGCTCGGTTACGGGGCCTTGTCTTGA
- a CDS encoding MFS transporter translates to MTRWTGSIDREHRRVVLAAMVGTTIEWYDFFIYAICAGLVFATQFFTALGKDALILSFATIGISFFFRPIGAIVAGHLGDRLGRRAMLILTLMLMGISTVLIGLVPTTGSIGVAAPIILVVLRILQGLSAGGEWGGAALLAVEHAPADRRGLYGAFPQIGVPIGLLLANGVLALVTGLTTPEQFLAWGWRIPFLLSVALIVAGLLIRTRVAESPVFEEVRRQKARSSIPLVPLFRHHWRLVLAGALVFAANNAVGYMTTGGYVQSYAVKSLHLDRSTVLIAVMASAVAWLVSTLVGGWLADRIGRLRVYRIGFVVQLLWMFPFFALVDTGNIALLHVALVLFAVGLGFTYGPQAALYAEMYPTSVRYSGAAISYAIGAVLGGAFAPTIAEALQTSTGTVYAVGAYLAVVTVIGLVASHFIEDRPGRPLGTANEVGADGSEVPR, encoded by the coding sequence ATGACGCGGTGGACCGGGAGTATCGACAGGGAACACCGCCGGGTGGTGCTGGCGGCGATGGTCGGCACGACCATCGAGTGGTACGACTTCTTCATCTACGCGATCTGCGCCGGGCTCGTCTTCGCGACGCAGTTCTTCACCGCGCTGGGGAAGGACGCGCTGATCCTTTCCTTCGCCACGATCGGGATCAGCTTCTTCTTCCGCCCGATCGGCGCCATCGTCGCCGGGCATCTCGGCGACCGGCTGGGCAGGCGGGCGATGCTGATCCTCACCCTGATGCTGATGGGGATTTCGACGGTGCTGATCGGCCTGGTGCCGACGACCGGTTCCATCGGGGTCGCCGCGCCGATCATCCTGGTCGTGCTCCGCATCCTGCAGGGACTTTCCGCGGGCGGGGAATGGGGCGGCGCGGCACTGCTCGCGGTCGAGCACGCCCCCGCGGACCGGCGCGGGCTCTACGGCGCGTTCCCGCAGATCGGTGTCCCGATCGGACTGCTGCTGGCCAACGGCGTGCTGGCGCTGGTGACCGGGCTGACCACCCCGGAGCAGTTCCTCGCCTGGGGCTGGCGCATCCCGTTCCTGCTCAGCGTCGCCCTGATCGTGGCCGGGCTGCTGATCCGCACCAGGGTCGCGGAAAGCCCGGTGTTCGAGGAGGTCCGCAGGCAGAAGGCGAGGTCGAGCATCCCGCTCGTCCCGTTGTTCCGGCATCACTGGCGGCTGGTCCTCGCCGGTGCGCTGGTGTTCGCGGCGAACAACGCCGTCGGCTACATGACCACCGGCGGCTACGTGCAGTCCTACGCGGTCAAGTCGCTGCACCTCGACCGGTCGACGGTGCTGATCGCGGTGATGGCCTCCGCGGTGGCGTGGCTGGTCAGCACCCTGGTCGGCGGCTGGCTCGCCGACCGGATCGGGCGGCTGCGCGTGTACCGGATCGGCTTCGTCGTCCAATTGCTGTGGATGTTCCCGTTCTTCGCGCTCGTCGACACCGGGAACATCGCGCTGCTGCACGTCGCGCTGGTGCTGTTCGCGGTCGGCCTCGGGTTCACCTACGGCCCGCAAGCCGCGCTCTACGCCGAGATGTACCCGACGAGTGTGCGCTACAGCGGCGCGGCGATCTCCTACGCGATCGGCGCGGTGCTCGGCGGCGCCTTCGCCCCGACCATCGCCGAAGCGCTGCAGACGAGCACCGGAACCGTCTACGCCGTCGGCGCCTACCTCGCGGTGGTCACCGTGATCGGCCTCGTCGCCAGCCACTTCATCGAAGACCGTCCCGGCCGCCCCCTCGGCACCGCGAACGAGGTCGGCGCCGACGGATCGGAGGTACCGAGATGA
- a CDS encoding GntR family transcriptional regulator has translation MPTVDSAGADGQNKVQRTYEAIRSRIADGTYPAGHRLVLGSLAREFEVSPVPVREAVRLLQAEGYVHFQRNVGATVAAIDPVEYQQTMQMLAVVEGAATALAAPYLTKADLAKAAKINDRMRASLDKLDPPAFTRLNREFHEVLYARCPNPKLIEVVRRGWSSLAVIRDSTFAFVPGRAGSSVAEHDQLLDLIRTGAGAEWIEHRARSHRTATVDAFLSWEADQDKAP, from the coding sequence ATGCCCACTGTGGACAGTGCGGGCGCGGACGGTCAGAACAAGGTCCAGCGCACCTACGAGGCGATCCGATCGCGCATCGCCGACGGCACCTACCCCGCGGGGCACCGGCTGGTGCTCGGCTCGCTCGCCAGGGAGTTCGAGGTCAGCCCGGTGCCGGTGCGCGAGGCCGTCCGGCTGCTGCAGGCCGAAGGGTACGTGCACTTCCAGCGCAACGTCGGCGCCACGGTGGCGGCGATCGACCCGGTGGAGTACCAGCAGACGATGCAGATGCTGGCGGTCGTCGAGGGCGCCGCCACCGCCCTCGCGGCGCCGTACCTGACCAAGGCCGACCTGGCGAAGGCGGCGAAGATCAACGACCGGATGCGCGCTTCGCTCGACAAGCTCGACCCGCCCGCCTTCACCCGGCTCAACCGGGAGTTCCACGAGGTGCTCTACGCCAGGTGCCCGAACCCGAAGCTGATCGAGGTGGTCCGGCGCGGCTGGTCCTCGCTGGCGGTCATCCGGGACTCCACCTTCGCCTTCGTGCCGGGGCGCGCCGGCTCCTCGGTCGCCGAGCACGACCAGTTGCTCGACCTGATCCGGACGGGCGCGGGCGCGGAGTGGATCGAGCACCGCGCGCGCTCGCACCGCACCGCCACCGTCGACGCGTTCCTGAGCTGGGAAGCCGATCAAGACAAGGCCCCGTAA
- a CDS encoding dienelactone hydrolase family protein — MTSEPTESAESTVVTDLVGDVPIAYVRPTSGPPRPPLALWVPHLTGTKEDYVPVLSRLADAGYLAISLDPWQHGERGDESPDQIAARVFAGFRDHMWPILGQTTLDAKRVIDWALTDLARPDVVAGGVSMGGDIAVALAGIDPRVRRVAAIVATPDWTRPGMRGLADPPQVVDQGHAGETARSFYDRLDPITHLDAYSHQPAIAFENGAADTHIPLDGAIRFRDALSTAHPGMADRVRVTAHPGVGHFDGAQSEVLLSRAIEWLISAPR, encoded by the coding sequence ATGACCAGCGAGCCCACCGAGTCCGCCGAGTCCACTGTGGTCACCGATCTCGTCGGCGACGTGCCGATCGCTTACGTGCGACCGACATCGGGTCCCCCGCGGCCGCCGCTGGCGTTGTGGGTGCCCCACCTGACCGGTACCAAGGAGGACTACGTCCCCGTTCTTAGCCGGCTCGCCGACGCCGGCTACCTCGCGATCAGTCTCGATCCGTGGCAGCACGGCGAGCGCGGAGACGAGAGCCCGGACCAGATCGCCGCGCGAGTCTTCGCCGGCTTCCGCGACCACATGTGGCCGATCCTCGGCCAGACCACGCTCGACGCGAAACGCGTTATCGACTGGGCCCTCACCGACCTCGCGCGACCGGATGTCGTGGCGGGCGGCGTCTCCATGGGCGGAGACATCGCGGTGGCCCTCGCGGGAATCGACCCCCGGGTGCGCCGAGTCGCGGCGATCGTCGCCACCCCGGACTGGACCCGTCCTGGCATGCGGGGACTCGCCGATCCGCCGCAGGTCGTCGACCAAGGCCACGCGGGGGAGACCGCTCGATCGTTCTACGACCGACTCGATCCCATCACCCACCTCGATGCCTACTCCCACCAGCCGGCGATCGCGTTCGAGAACGGGGCCGCGGACACCCACATCCCGCTCGACGGAGCGATCCGATTCCGCGACGCGCTGAGCACCGCACATCCGGGGATGGCGGATCGAGTGCGCGTCACCGCTCATCCCGGGGTCGGCCACTTCGACGGTGCGCAAAGCGAGGTGCTGCTCAGCCGCGCCATCGAATGGCTCATTTCCGCGCCCCGCTGA
- a CDS encoding MBL fold metallo-hydrolase: MAPKAFASSADLDQKEQTLEVLADGVYALTAEGDPNVGAIEGEDFLVCFEALATPVAAREWLAKLREHTGKPVRYLVLSHYHAVRVLGASAFDADVIVAHENTRALVAERGKEDWESEFGRMPRLAKSADSVPGLTWPTLTFSDRLTIDLGGDRGDLVLQYCGRGHTEGDIVAWLPRQKILFAGDLVEAEAALYTGDAFHRDWSSSTLDRVREFGAEALIGGRGAVSKGREAVDAAIAQTRHFLEVMIREVGAAQRAGGTLKDAFERTHAALVGQYGEWPIFEHCLPFDVSRLWDELSGIERPVIWTAERDRAVWDQLQD, from the coding sequence GTGGCACCGAAGGCCTTCGCGTCCTCCGCCGACCTCGACCAGAAGGAACAGACCCTCGAAGTGCTCGCGGACGGGGTCTACGCGCTCACCGCGGAAGGCGATCCCAACGTCGGGGCCATCGAGGGCGAGGACTTCCTGGTCTGCTTCGAAGCGCTGGCCACCCCGGTCGCCGCGCGCGAATGGCTGGCGAAGCTGCGGGAGCACACCGGCAAACCCGTGCGGTACCTGGTGCTTTCCCACTACCACGCCGTTCGCGTGCTGGGCGCCTCCGCGTTCGACGCCGACGTGATCGTGGCGCACGAGAACACGCGCGCGCTCGTCGCCGAACGCGGCAAGGAGGACTGGGAGAGCGAGTTCGGCCGGATGCCGCGGCTGGCCAAGAGCGCGGACTCGGTACCCGGCCTGACCTGGCCGACGCTCACCTTCTCCGACCGCCTCACCATCGACCTCGGCGGCGACCGCGGCGATCTCGTGCTCCAGTACTGCGGGCGCGGGCACACCGAGGGCGACATCGTGGCGTGGCTGCCCCGTCAGAAGATCCTCTTCGCGGGAGACCTGGTCGAGGCCGAAGCCGCGCTCTACACCGGCGACGCGTTCCACCGCGACTGGTCGTCGTCCACTTTGGACCGCGTGCGGGAGTTCGGCGCGGAGGCGCTGATCGGGGGCCGCGGCGCGGTGAGCAAGGGTCGCGAAGCCGTGGACGCGGCGATCGCGCAGACCCGGCACTTCCTCGAGGTGATGATCCGCGAGGTGGGTGCGGCGCAACGGGCTGGCGGCACGCTCAAGGACGCGTTCGAGCGGACCCACGCCGCGCTGGTCGGCCAGTACGGCGAGTGGCCGATCTTCGAGCACTGCCTGCCCTTCGACGTTTCCCGGCTGTGGGACGAGCTTTCCGGGATCGAGCGGCCGGTGATCTGGACGGCCGAACGGGACCGCGCGGTCTGGGACCAGTTGCAGGACTGA